From Pleurocapsa sp. PCC 7319:
GAGAATTGGTATTTGAATTGGTATTCTAATGCTTTTTTCTCTTGTGTAGATGCAAACAAAGTTAGTTAATTATGATTCATAAATTACTGGCTACTTCAAAATGTATTGGAGTGTTGGCAATAACATTTGTAACGGCAAATCCCGTTTTAGCTAATTCCACGGAATATGTCTTCAGTGCCCCTCCAGAAGTTGATAACGAGTTAACAGACATTCCCCAGAGCGAAACAGATTATCCCCTTTATGAATGTAATACTGAACAAATCCCGGCGGAAGAGAAAGCACAAGCTGAAGAGACTGAACAAGTTGAAGAAAATGTAATTGATTCTCATAATTGCGATTGTATAGACTGTGAGAATGCTACTCAAAATAATTTAGAACAAAATTGACTATGACCAGTCAATTAATAGATGGGATTAAAATATCTTTAGATTTATTTAACCAAAGTAGTACGCGTATTATTTGGAACTTATTTCTAGCTTTTATTCCTCTTCTACTTAGTTTTTATCTATTTCGTCCCTCAGCTTTACGTAATTTTTTTTGGTGGACTATTTTTATAGTTTTTATCGTATTTTTACCCAACGCACCTTATATTTTGACAGATTCAATTCATATTATTGAATTAAGTCAGCAAAGTTATCCCACTTGGTCAATTATCTCGATCTTGATCCCACAGTATTTGGTTTTTATTGTTGCTGGGTTTGAAGCTTATGTGATTTCATTAACTCAGCTAGATAATTATTTGCTTAATCAAATATCTCGAAGCAATTTAGTTTTGATTAATGCGATCGCTCATGGTTTATGTGTCGTTGGCATTTATCTGGGCAGA
This genomic window contains:
- a CDS encoding DUF1361 domain-containing protein; amino-acid sequence: MTSQLIDGIKISLDLFNQSSTRIIWNLFLAFIPLLLSFYLFRPSALRNFFWWTIFIVFIVFLPNAPYILTDSIHIIELSQQSYPTWSIISILIPQYLVFIVAGFEAYVISLTQLDNYLLNQISRSNLVLINAIAHGLCVVGIYLGRFERFNSWDLITKPGEVFLTTWQDLFDSWKLFTLAIAFLLIWLLSELTKLVNKKIQLFLNY